TCCAATCGTACTATGGCGAGGCCGAACGCGAGTTGGGCGTGGCAGGCGGCGACAATCCCTTCGCGCCACCGCGTGAGGAACCCCACCCCATGCCGGAGTTTCAGCCCTCCTACAGCGACAGTCTGTTTGCGGAGGCCTGCGACGAACTCGGGATTGCGATGCATTCGGTGCCGAACGCCCGCAACTCCGAGAGCTACGACGGCCGCAGTCCCTGTGTCGGCTACGGCACTTGCCAGCCAGTTTGTCCGTCGGGAGCCAAGTACGACGCGACAGTTCACGTCGACCGCGCCGAGGAGGCCGGCGCGACAGTGATCGATCAGGCTCCCGTCCAGCGACTTGAGCATACCGTCGACTCGGTGACTGCGGCGGTGTACGCCACCCCGGATGGCGAGTACAGACAGGAAGCCGAGCAGTTCGTGGTCGCTGCAGGTGGGGTCGAAACCCCGCGGCTCCTCCTGCTGTCGGAATCCGAGCAGTACCCCGATGGGCTGGCGAACTCCAGCGGCACCGTGGGCAAGTTCTTCATGGATCACCTGTTCGCCGGCACAGGCGGCGTCCTTGATGAACCCACGCGACAGGGCCACATCGGCTTTCTCACGAGCGAAAGCCACCAGTTCTACGACGAGGCCGACGCGGAGATCGGCCCGTTTAAACTCGAATTCTTCAACTACGACGGTCCCTCGCCCGTCGAGATGGCACTAACCGGCGACGACTGGGGCGACGACCTGCTGGATCGGCTCAACTCCGACTACGGCACCCATATCGGCATGGGTGGGCTGGTTGAGTCGCTACCCAAGGAGGACAGCTACATCGGCCTCGACCGCAGCCGCACCGACGACCACGGCAACCCGGTGCCGGATATCCACTGGAACGTCGACGACCGTGCGCTGCGGACCATCGAACGCGCCAACGAGATCCAAGAGCGGATCCTCGACGAACTGGGCGCGGAGATCACCTGGCAAGTCGGTCCTGACACCACCGGCCCGGCCTACCACCATATGGGAACGACCAAAATGGGCGACGACCCCGCCGCGAGCGTGGTCGACGCCTCCCTCCAAACCCACGATCTCGACAACTGCTGGATCGCCTCCAGCTCCGTCTTCCCGACCAGCGGGGCAATGAACCCCACGCTCACCATCGCCGCGCTCGCACTGCGCTGTGCCGACAGCGTCGACAACGCCCTGTGAAGCCGCCGACATCATGTAAACTGTCGACTATTATTTTAGGCAAACCTAAAAGTATAAACCGCGAGAGTCGAAATGGCCAGTAATGAGTAAGGTCACCCAGCGCGGGACGGACGCGGATGCAGCCAGCGAGGACGATGAGCCAGTAACAATCGGTCGAACACCGGAAGACAGCAGCAAGGGTCCCTACACGTTCGAAGATCTGAGCGTCGTGATGGGCACCTACAACGAGGAGGCGGCGATTGCGAAAGTCATCTCGGACATTAACGAGATTACAGATGGGAAAGCCGAAGTGGTGTGTGTCGACGGCTCGTCGGACCGGACGCCGGAGATCGCCCGCGAGCACGGGGCCCGCGTGATCGAACAGGAACCACAGGGGTACGGCGTCGCGGTCAGCGCGGCAATCAGCGCGCCGGACCGGCCGGTCGTCGTTACCACCGACTGTGATGATACCTACCCGATGGAGCAGCTGCCGGAGTTCCTCGCCGAAATAAACGCGGGTGCAGATGTCGTCAGCGGTGACCGACTCTACCACGGCGCAGATGCAATGCCGGCGTTCAACCGCTTCGGCAATCAGGCCTTCGCGGCGATTGCGAGCGTGCTGATGGGAACGCGGGTCCACGACACGACGACTGGAATGCGAGCCTACCGCCGCGAAGTGATCGAATCCATCGAGTGGACCGAAAACACCGGGCTGTCGGCCGAACTGCTGATCCGACCGCTAATGAGAGGCTACGAGATTCGTGAGGAGCCGATTGCCTACCGCGAGCGGGCTGGCGAGACGAAACTCGATCCGATTCAGGGCGGCGCGGCGATTGCGAAGTCGATTGTGAAAGTCTGTCTCGAAGAGCGGTTCCGGTAGTCGAGAGAGCAGGTCGAAAGGCACTGATGTAGATTCCTATTTATTTCGTATTGCAATAGTTAGAGCGCGAGTCGGTCAATGAACTCTTCTCAACCACGGTGGCGTGAGTAGGATATCGAACTGTAGAGCTGTCAAAAGAGATTTGAATATCTTCCACTAAGTACCGACGTAGATGAGTACGCGTCGTGACGTCCTCGCTGGTCTCGTTGGTGCCTGTGCTGGAGTCCTCAGTTGGACTCTCGGCTCAGAAGTCGCCGACGAGCTTCGGACGTCGGAAGTTGGATACACCATCATCCGGAATGAGACCGAAAGCCGGCAGTCCCTCAGTGTGTTATTCGAGAGTGATGCGGACCCGCTCTTTTGGGAAACCTACGACCTCGAACCGGGTGAAGTCGTCGAGTTTGACGGCTTTGACCGAGTTGGCGACTATCGGGTCTTCGTACGGTGGAATGACTTGACTCGCTCCCAGCGACTTGAGACTGGGACGAGAGCGGTTGCGATCGTTCTCGCGTTTCCGTGGGGAGATGAACATATCTTTATCAGGGACGAACCTTTCTCGTCACTATCTCCCTCTCAGCGGTCTGCCAAACAAACCCAACACAGCTCAACAGAGTAAGAACGCTGATGCTGTTTGATCTGGCTCCGCGTACAATCGGATTACTTGCCAGCTTCCTTCGTAGCTGATCCAGTTTCTATCGCTTGAAACGAGCGTCGAGGGCGTGCAACATACAGAGGTTGAGTGAGTTACAATGCAGTAATGGAAGAAAGATCAATTAACGAGGGTTTTGTACACTACAGAAGAATTATGCTAAATTTCGACCAATCACACTTGTGTCCCCGAACATCTATCGACGGAGGGTTCTCAAAAATAGTTGTTTAGCTGGTAGTCTGGGCTTGTTGAGTGGGCTTTCCGGTTGTTCGCAGATTCGTCCCAAGGATGATAGCGAACTCACAGAAGGGGACGGTGTGATAATTGCGGAGAGAGCGGAGTCTGTTCCAGACAGTGCTGTACTCATTGACTACAACGATGGGCGGATTCTTGATCACGAAGAGATACAAGAACCGATTAAGGAAGCCGTTGAATCCGGGTCAGCACGTCTACCCCTCAAAAAACCATCCGTGAGAAGTGTTCAACGGATTCTTTTAGAGCTTCCAAAGTATTCCTCAGAACAGAGTAGCGAGTTTGATCCGGGATACTACTTCAAATACGAAGACGAAATAGTTGTGGTCAATCTCCTAATGCTACGGGAATATGACCCTTCTCAGTAGATTCTTTTCGACACGCGACAGCCAGTGTGACTCGTTTTGAACGTATTCTTGTGCCATACTCGCGTTCGCAGTCTTGCATCCACTATTTACCTGTCGACCGAGAGCGTCACCCAGCCGATGAGAAAAACACGTACACCCCCTGAGGTCGAAACCCACGCCTTCATCCCAACAGTCAGAGCAGTATAGGAAGCTTTAATAGCCATACATCATGAATAATCATTATAGATATGAGGAACAGTCAGAGTCGACCAATCGGCGACGACGAATGCGTGAGTGATGCCGTGATGGAAGCAGTGGCAGCCGCCTCGGAGCAGTCTCCGATGGCGTTGCCACCGCTCGGTGACTCGGTCGACATGGAGTTCGTAGACCAACTGTTCGTTCCCTCAACGACGATCAGATCGATCCGGTTCAGCTACGCGGGCCACGATATCGTTCTCGCACGGGACCAGATCCGCGTTCATTAGTGCTCGACTCCACCATTCGGTTTTATTCAGGGACAGTCAGGCCGTCGCTTCGAGTTGCGTCTCGAAGTCGACCCACGACGAGTGGGCATCGGAACTGTCGGGGAGATACGTCCCCTCGCTGCCACACCGCGTGACGAGCGTGCAGACGGTTCGTTCCGGCGGCCAGACGGCTTCGATACTGCCACCGTCAGTCGACCGAACCGCCGCTTCCTGTCGATAGGTGAACGACGAGCCATCGGGAGCGAACAGCGTCACAAGTAGTCGAATCTCGTCGGTGTCGTCGACCGAAATCGCGGTCGTGTTTGACGAGAGCGTCCGCTCGGTCGACGTCGTCTGATTGGTGGTTGTGACGGTCTCAAGACGGGTTGCGTTGGGCGTGAGCCTCCAGTCGACGGTGATGTTGTCGGTTGGCGTGGTGAGATCGTAGCTGGTGGCTTCGCGGTCGGTTTCGAGTCGAACGGTGGCCCGACTGATGCGGTTGGGGATACCGACAGTCGTCTCGCCGGCCAGCGAGTCGCCACGCCGGACGTCGAGCGGTTCGAGTTTTGGCGTGATGTAATCGTTGGGGTTCGGTGTCCACTCGCCGCGGTAGTCGTAGCGGTAGGTGGTTCGGTTGGGATAGGCATCAAGCACCTCGAAATCACCCGCCGGATCGCGGTCCAGCGCGTACACCACCTCGCCGTCGAGGCCGGGGTCATTCCGAAGCGACTGGAACGGATGATTCTGCCACGGGCCGTAGGGATCGGGAATGAACACGAGCGCGTTGTCGAACTCGGTCTCCTCGATGGGTTCGTAGGCGACCTCGTACTTTTCAGTGGGACCGATGTTTTCCTCCAAGGGGTCGCCGAGTAGGGTTGCGTTCGCGCCGCCGACCACGAGGACGCTGGCGACAAGCACAGCAAGGGTCAGTCGACGCGCGGTTCGAGCCGAAAAGCGGGCCGCGAGGCGGTCGACGAAGTGACTCCCGCGGATGGCACGCCAGCCAGTCACGAAGCCAAACGCCCCGAACACCGACAGCGGAGCCAGCAGGTCAAAGTAGTAGAACGGGCCGAAATGGGCCACGAGGCCGGTGGTTGGATCGCTCAGCGTCGCCAGCATGTTGTAGTTCCCCCAGAAGGGAATGTTGCCGAGCGGCACCGAGACAAACAGCCCGGCGAGGAGGAGCCCTACGGTCGGGTCGACGCGACCGGCCGACCACCGCCATCGACGGATGGCAACCACAAGGCCGACGACCGCTGCGGCCGTCCCGAGCAGCCCCCCAGTGAACCAGCGGGTGCCGAGATACTGGAGCGCGTAGCTGTTGGCCTCGATGGCGAGGGCAGGGGTGTACTCAACCGAGTGGTCGAGGATTTCGCGATAGCCGAATCCCGGACCGTCCAGCGGCGCGAACGCCTGATACGGAAACACCAGCGGCGAGCCGGTGATCCGGAGATTGTACGCCAGCGTCACGCCGACGAAGGCGAGCCCACCCAGCGCGGTGAGTGCGTTGCGCCGAACCGGATCGGGAAGCGAGTGCAGTCGGTGCCGAACCGATCCATTGGGTCGTCGACCGACCGACAACCCATCCCGGCGCAGCGACCGACCGATAGTCCACACCGCGTGCAGTATAAAAGGGGCAGCGAATAGCACGGCCGTGTACGGTCGGGCGAAAAACGCGAGCCCGACAGCGATTCCTGCGGCCGCCGCGCTTCGCGTCGAGCCGGTTCGGACGCCGTGGAGATAGCCGACCGCAAAGGCGAGATTCAGGAACGTGGTCGGCGCGTAGGGCAAAAACACCGACGAGGTAAACAACGTCATCGGCGCGGCCGCAAAGACGAGCCCGGCAACCACGCCGACTCGCCGGTCGAAGGCCATCGAGCCGAGCACTGAGACGAACAGCGTACTCCCGGCAGCAATCACTGCCAGCGTCACGCGTGGCTCGCCGAACAGCGCCATCGACACCGCGAACAGCGCCGACGGCACCGGCCCGTACTTCGAGTAGAGTCGACCGCCGTCCTCGACGAAAAACCAGGGCCGGAACGCCTCACTGAGGTCGCCAGCAAACAGTTCGAGTTGGCCCTCAAGCAGCATCGCGGCCTGCATGAGATAGACGCCTTCGTCGTGGTTGACCGAATGGTATGGGAAAACGACAGACGCGATGAAAAAGACGACAGCGCCCGACAGGGTGGCGACGGCGACCGCAAGCCACTGTTGGCGGTCGAGGGGCGCACGTCGACGTAGTCGGCGCAATCGACGCCGCAGTCGGGAGTCGGAAGACACGGCTGCTTAGGTTTGGATGCCGACGTCCCGCATCATATCGATGGTTGTCTCGACATCGGAGAGCTCCGAGAGGGTGAGATCCGGCACGTCAAGCTCGTCAATCGACGGGAGTCGACCGACGGGGTCGACGCCGGAGATCAGTGGGTACTCGAAGGTCTCGACGGCGAAGTACTCTTGGGCCTCCGCGGACAGC
This sequence is a window from Halohasta litchfieldiae. Protein-coding genes within it:
- a CDS encoding HalOD1 output domain-containing protein, producing MRNSQSRPIGDDECVSDAVMEAVAAASEQSPMALPPLGDSVDMEFVDQLFVPSTTIRSIRFSYAGHDIVLARDQIRVH
- a CDS encoding dolichyl-phosphate hexose transferase; this translates as MGTYNEEAAIAKVISDINEITDGKAEVVCVDGSSDRTPEIAREHGARVIEQEPQGYGVAVSAAISAPDRPVVVTTDCDDTYPMEQLPEFLAEINAGADVVSGDRLYHGADAMPAFNRFGNQAFAAIASVLMGTRVHDTTTGMRAYRREVIESIEWTENTGLSAELLIRPLMRGYEIREEPIAYRERAGETKLDPIQGGAAIAKSIVKVCLEERFR
- a CDS encoding ArnT family glycosyltransferase — its product is MRRLRRRAPLDRQQWLAVAVATLSGAVVFFIASVVFPYHSVNHDEGVYLMQAAMLLEGQLELFAGDLSEAFRPWFFVEDGGRLYSKYGPVPSALFAVSMALFGEPRVTLAVIAAGSTLFVSVLGSMAFDRRVGVVAGLVFAAAPMTLFTSSVFLPYAPTTFLNLAFAVGYLHGVRTGSTRSAAAAGIAVGLAFFARPYTAVLFAAPFILHAVWTIGRSLRRDGLSVGRRPNGSVRHRLHSLPDPVRRNALTALGGLAFVGVTLAYNLRITGSPLVFPYQAFAPLDGPGFGYREILDHSVEYTPALAIEANSYALQYLGTRWFTGGLLGTAAAVVGLVVAIRRWRWSAGRVDPTVGLLLAGLFVSVPLGNIPFWGNYNMLATLSDPTTGLVAHFGPFYYFDLLAPLSVFGAFGFVTGWRAIRGSHFVDRLAARFSARTARRLTLAVLVASVLVVGGANATLLGDPLEENIGPTEKYEVAYEPIEETEFDNALVFIPDPYGPWQNHPFQSLRNDPGLDGEVVYALDRDPAGDFEVLDAYPNRTTYRYDYRGEWTPNPNDYITPKLEPLDVRRGDSLAGETTVGIPNRISRATVRLETDREATSYDLTTPTDNITVDWRLTPNATRLETVTTTNQTTSTERTLSSNTTAISVDDTDEIRLLVTLFAPDGSSFTYRQEAAVRSTDGGSIEAVWPPERTVCTLVTRCGSEGTYLPDSSDAHSSWVDFETQLEATA
- a CDS encoding GMC family oxidoreductase, which codes for MSRPPAQTIQPENGTVDRTPVAEADVCIIGSGPAGSLVASRLAEAGHEVVILEAGQRFAFEDRLARQERAIRPTYDRPAVWDGDPERDAHSNTGERFYPLNHARVKGVGGSTLHWQGMVMRLHEADFNSQSERGVGVDWPIDYEDLQSYYGEAERELGVAGGDNPFAPPREEPHPMPEFQPSYSDSLFAEACDELGIAMHSVPNARNSESYDGRSPCVGYGTCQPVCPSGAKYDATVHVDRAEEAGATVIDQAPVQRLEHTVDSVTAAVYATPDGEYRQEAEQFVVAAGGVETPRLLLLSESEQYPDGLANSSGTVGKFFMDHLFAGTGGVLDEPTRQGHIGFLTSESHQFYDEADAEIGPFKLEFFNYDGPSPVEMALTGDDWGDDLLDRLNSDYGTHIGMGGLVESLPKEDSYIGLDRSRTDDHGNPVPDIHWNVDDRALRTIERANEIQERILDELGAEITWQVGPDTTGPAYHHMGTTKMGDDPAASVVDASLQTHDLDNCWIASSSVFPTSGAMNPTLTIAALALRCADSVDNAL